A genomic segment from Aspergillus chevalieri M1 DNA, chromosome 7, nearly complete sequence encodes:
- a CDS encoding uncharacterized protein (SECRETED:SignalP(1-24)), with product MGSPWYSRLLLVLAKQFLPRTCHSLVSSRLTRSPVQDQEEEIAQLLGSLDLVLSQEPWAPVAALSPLPVPWGLLPGLGVLVPLSKAHWEDLLLAPVHLKIP from the exons ATGGGATCCCCTTGGTATTCCAGGCTCCTCCTGGTTCTTGCCAAGCAATTCCTGCCCCGCACCTGCCATTCTCTAGTCTCGAGCCGTCTGACCAGATCGCCAGTTCAGGaccaggaggaagagattGCGCAGCTGCTAGGgtctctggacctg gtgttgtcccaggaaCCATGGGCCCCGGTTGCtgctctcagcccattgccGGTCCCCTGGGGTCTGCTCCCCGGGCTGGGCGTGCTGGTGCCCCTCTCgaaagctcactgggaggatcttctATTGGCACCAGTACATTTAAAGATACCATGA
- a CDS encoding uncharacterized protein (COG:O;~EggNog:ENOG410PI0U;~InterPro:IPR036188;~PFAM:PF13450;~SECRETED:SignalP(1-18)) translates to MKIFIPLITSILLTPTTATTAQFQCPDTSNSSPINVDIAILGGGASGTYSALHLHKNYANHTLALIEARSKLGGQVNTYHDPYTGLTVEYGVNQYTDVPGAAEFLEYLEIPYTRSGTGGEGSGYIDIQNGRILDGPSEEEGNETVRAIQVYRELLGRYPELEEGFLLPEPVPDDLVLPFTDFASKYGIERAVLPLSTGMGDLSTVPTLYVMKHYGAHVYRNQFLYTARKNNQEIYDKAQTLLADSVFLSSRPLAIRRNENNVQLCLQTPTGTQLLQAKRLLITIPPTMVSLKGTGLDLTPEETALFTNLSQIGYYSTLIRIPGFLPFLPFRQNTTDITNNITLLENKSPTNNPLNLPKLPAIWNIHKTHIPDLYQVEYGAATPLSEDIVRRNIFADLARLRDAGLIIATAADTDTSTGSYSGVEEEPMVVRFADHSPFYPYASPEAIKDGFYKRLAKLQGEMNTWWTGGAFHVPDSSLLWRFSEGVIAGLVGG, encoded by the coding sequence ATGAAAATCTTCATACCATTAATCACCTCCATCCTCCTAACCCCCACAACCGCTACCACTGCACAATTCCAATGCCCCGACACCTCCAACTCATCTCCAATAAACGTCGACATCGCCATCCTCGGCGGCGGCGCCTCGGGAACCTACTCCGCCCTACACCTCCACAAAAACTACGCAAACCACACCCTCGCCCTCATCGAAGCCCGCTCAAAGCTAGGTGGCCAAGTGAACACCTACCACGACCCATATACAGGCTTAACAGTCGAATACGGCGTAAATCAATACACAGACGTCCCCGGTGCAGCGGAGTTTCTCGAGTACTTGGAGATCCCGTATACACGGTCTGGAACGGGGGGTGAGGGATCAGGGTATATTGATATCCAGAACGGGAGGATATTGGATGGGCCGAGTGAAGAGGAGGGCAATGAGACTGTGAGGGCGATACAGGTGTATAGGGAGCTTCTGGGGAGGTATCCAGAGCTTGAGGAGGGGTTTTTGCTCCCCGAGCCAGTTCCAGACGACTTAGTACTCCCGTTTACAGACTTCGCCAGCAAATATGGGATAGAACGCGCTGTGTTACCGCTTTCAACTGGGATGGGGGATTTGTCGACTGTGCCGACGCTCTATGTGATGAAGCACTATGGCGCGCATGTTTACAGGAATCAATTCCTATACACAGCCCGTAAGAATAACCAGGAGATATACGACAAGGCACAGACACTCCTAGCAGACAGTGTGTTCCTCTCAAGCAGACCCCTCGCCATCCGAAGAAACGAGAACAACGTGCAGCTATGTCTACAAACACCAACAGGCACCCAACTCCTCCAGGCAAAACGCCTCCTCATCACTATCCCGCCGACCATGGTCTCCTTAAAAGGCACAGGCCTAGACCTCACCCCCGAGGAAACAGCCCTCTTCACCAATCTCTCGCAGATAGGGTACTACTCCACCCTAATCCGCATCCCGGGCTTTCTGCCCTTCCTGCCCTTTCGGCAAAATACCACAGACATTACAAATAATATAACCCTCCTCGAAAATAAATCCCCAACAAACAATCCCTTGAATCTCCCGAAATTGCCTGCAATCTGGAACATCCACAAAACACACATCCCAGACCTGTACCAAGTTGAATACGGCGCTGCCACACCACTATCCGAGGATATCGTCAGACGGAATATCTTTGCTGATCTAGCTCGTTTGCGGGACGCGGGTTTGATCATCGCCACTGCCGCTGATACTGATACCAGTACTGGTAGTTATAGTGGTGTAGAAGAGGAGCCAATGGTTGTGAGGTTTGCTGATCATTCGCCGTTTTATCCGTACGCGTCACCTGAGGCTATAAAGGATGGGTTTTATAAAAGGCTTGCGAAGTTGCAGGGGGAGATGAATACGTGGTGGACTGGGGGGGCTTTTCATGTGCCGGATTCGAGCCTGTTATGGAGGTTTTCGGAGGGGGTTATTGCGGGTTTGGTTGGGGGTTGA
- a CDS encoding uncharacterized protein (SECRETED:SignalP(1-22)) yields the protein MKIATSFVVAFASLAACAPIVAKKATIVGSSTSIQTRGENDADVVFVVWNNGKKLQENEIEKRNDADADVVFVVWNNGSKKLEVSEGTVANQKRDDADADVVFVVWNNGDKKMLAQIEESGAQEQ from the exons ATGAAGATCGCGACCTCTTTCGTTGTTGCCTTTGCCTCTCTGGCTGCTTGTGCTCCCATCGTAGCAAAG AAAGCAACCATTGTGGGCTCATCAACCTCCATCCAAACGCGTGGGGAAAACGACGCCGACGTCGTCTTTGTCGTCTGGAACAACGGCAAGAAGCTCCAAGAGAACGAAATCGAGAAGCGCAACGATGCCGATGCCGACGTTGTTTTTGTCGTCTGGAACAATGgcagcaagaagcttgaaGTGAGCGAGGGCACTGTGGCGAACCAGAAGCGTGACGACGCCGACGCCGATGTTGTTTTTGTTGTGTGGAATAATGGTGATAAGAAGATGCTTGCGCAGATTGAGGAGAGTGGTGCCCAGGAGCAGTAG
- a CDS encoding uncharacterized protein (COG:S;~EggNog:ENOG410PPT2;~InterPro:IPR021765;~go_process: GO:0043386 - mycotoxin biosynthetic process [Evidence IEA]) — MLRKRAWYAEGYEFDREMMNIDHIDHCIDSIRQSLMCSADVTPLTWAWDEEDQMLEPVAAITHTCRDFDAVREWAKENIVREFDTSVHVEPGV; from the coding sequence ATGCTCCGCAAAAGAGCCTGGTATGCCGAAGGCTACGAGTTCGACCGCGAGATGATGAATATCGACCATATTGATCACTGCATCGACAGTATTCGGCAGAGTCTCATGTGTTCGGCGGATGTTACTCCTCTTACGTGGGCCtgggatgaagaggatcAAATGCTAGAGCCGGTGGCTGCAATTACGCATACTTGTAGGGATTTTGATGCGGTTAGGGAGTGGGCGAAGGAGAATATTGTGAGGGAGTTTGATACTAGTGTGCATGTTGAACCGGGTGTTTGA